A stretch of DNA from Lycium ferocissimum isolate CSIRO_LF1 chromosome 4, AGI_CSIRO_Lferr_CH_V1, whole genome shotgun sequence:
AAAAAATAGTTGGAAGTTTCtgagttattgattttattaattCCTTTGATTAGGGAAATTTCTGGGTTATTAGATCAttgtattttgaagaaaaataaacctTCTCTGTGTTATATTTTACACTAGGAGTATTATTATCTTTGtacatttgtttttttttttttttttgatctctAATACAACTTGATTGTTTCTTTCGCTTCATTTATCTTATTATATGTTGCTATTACtgcttatttattattattgttgtctttgcaccttctcttgagccgaggatcTATCTGAAATAGCCTccctaccttgtgaaggtaggggtaaggtctgtgcaCACTCTACCTGGTGGGATTAtaatgggtatgttgttgttgtctaatatatatatatatatatatatattttttatttttttttttttttgatgacaaggGAACCTGCCGCCACTACCCTTCGGGTGtgcacagggtaaaccccgctcctgtgcaatagcctGCAAATCACGCAGGAGAGATAACCcccactaggcaagccccgtgcgacgagctgGACCCAGATGGAAAATCCCCTGCTGTCataggcagggggtttcgaacctgagacctccattatggaaGCCCCGtactcaaccaactgagccacccttgagATTGAGAAAAAACTAAGAAAACCAGCGTGCTCCATTTATGAAATTTGGAAAATGTTTACAAAACAAAAACTTCTATGTGAAACTTAAACATCTATAGCTTATGTCTTATTGTCCAGCGTGTAGCTTTAAATTGAATGCCTGTATTCAAAAATACATGTTGCTTTTGGTCCAGCTAGTCTTTTTGATAAATTGAATTAATGTGTTAGGAATCAAGAATTTTTACTATAATTTGTTAGTGATTTACACTTGTGAAGTCTTTTATTAGTATCAAGGTGAATATAGATAAAGCTATAGAATTATACTCTAATTTGGGCCATCTTTACGATCCTCATCAATGTTAATGTTTTTGTAAATGGCAGGTTTGGTGGAGTTTCCATCCAACATATAGAAAAGGGAATGTTGATTTCTTAAAGTGGAACTGAACACGTCTTGCCAATATGGTACTGGTGTTTCTTCACTCTTGCGTGATTTGGCAACTGAATGCATCACTATTAGTATTTTTAAGGTCGTCTAATTGAATTCGTTTTCCTGAATAGACTGTTGTcattatttgcttctttttgaaaaaaataaaaataaaactaaaagaCTGGTTCATTATTCGTGTTGTATAGCACAGTTTCTGCCTCAAGTTTACCTAACTAATACTTTCATGATGGTAGGCTTGATGATTTGGAAAGTCATAGCTTATACTGATGTGGAAAAGAGGCGTGGGTCCTGGTGACCTGACCTGTTACTGCTGGGATTGATATGTAGTAATGAAGGGTTGTAAATGGAGCTCATCTCAATCAACATAGTGTCAACTGGAGAACTATCTCCCACAGGTGAGTATATTATGGTTGAGCTACTGTAGTGTGTTCTCTTAAGCTGGACTGAAAATTGCTGTACTGCAACTTTGATTAGAGAATTTTTCCTGGACTTGATACTGAGCAATATTTAGTTTCACTGATCTCTGTATTTTAAACAGACTATTTGACATACTCATAGTAGCTGCATTTCTTTGAAGATACTTGCTTTCTCAAAAGCCGCTGAAAAATTGGAGAATTGTCGGAGTGTGGAAAGTAGCAAAACTTCTTAACAAGAGCTAAGAAGCTACTGGGAAGGAGAAGTTTCTTTGGCCTTTTGGTTAGGTGTTCGGTGTTCCTTAATTTCATGAAGAAAACTATCTGGTACAGTACCTCCAAGATGAATTCTTCTGAGTCATACTACAGGTAATGTCAATCATAACTTACGAACACCTAAAAACACTGTTCTGTTATAATCTACGATTGGGGAATCAATTAAATCTCTAATTGGTTCTAACGATGTGTTGTTGCTGCAGGGGACGAAAACTTCGGTTTTATCATGTTTGTGGCCATTGTGGCATTATGTAGCTAATTAGGTTAGCATCATCAGTTCAGCAGCATCTAGAAGGGTCTTTAAGGTCAATGGAGATGACATATTTCACCTACTGATCAGTTTGAAAATCTACTGCTGTTGAGGTACTAGTCCTTTAGTTGATGGGATCTTTTGGCGTTACATAACAGAGGTTGTCTCACTCCGGAAGATCTGGAAGCTCGGAAACAGGAGGTCAAATCTGTTTTCATCCGAATAAGTATCGACGAGGCTGTCAAGTAGTGGTTAAGGATAAGTAAATTGGGGCATCAGGATTTTGGATTGGACAAAACCTGATATTATCATGGATGAAATTATGTATGAAGTTACATTCTGAAGTTCTCTTTAGAAATGAAGTTACTCTAGTTcatcttgaagaaatttaagAGAAAATCTGCATGCCTTTTAACTAAAGCATTATGACGATACATCAAGTTCTCCAATGCAAATATTGATAGAACAAAGCTTGGTATTGGTTTTACAACCAGGATACCAGTTTTATAGCTTGTATTCACATCATACATTCATATTGGCATTATGGGGTTTCAGATATGTGTTGTATTCAATCCACATTTCTTTGTATTCAATCCACATTTCTCGGTTATGATAAAAGAAGTACTAAACTGTTCTTAGTTTCTACAAAGAACCTGTTTGTAACTCTGCTTATAGCTAGAAATAATTCCAAATGATAGCAGGAGGCTAAGGCCATGAGAGTTTTTCCACTGTGACATCTAGagatttaaaataaatgaaaaggaGGGATAACTTAGTCTTCAAAGTGGTTCAATGGATTGTAAATAGTGATTGTTCTTCATGCAAGATAGTAAAAATGCCAGTAATTTTACACAAATTTATCTCAATTATATTCTCGTTATTGTCCCCTTTGGTTAAGATACTAATTTTACGGAAATTATAAtgaatgatttatttatttaatgaataaaaagttgaaagaattgtgaATGCAATGATTAGTAATGAAATGCTAGTTGCATGTATTATTTACTTTACGCAAATTGCGAATTTTATCGTTCATAATTTAATTTGCATTTTGCTAATACACATTTTTATTTCACATTCTATCTCACGTAAAATAACATATAGATGTCTATCTAATTTGTTGCAGGTAGTATTTAATTATCCCAAACAAACGTAGCATCAAACATCTGTCAATTATTGTTTTCTTATGCGACTGACTAAACACTACATCACTTATGCGGCGGTTATATTTTTCATatcatttataattaaaaatgtgACATGAATTTATATCCGTAGCTTGGCTAGTTTTGATACCCGTTCAGGCAATAAGTATAATATATTACAGTTTCTAAAACTGTGGGATCCGTGGCGCAATGGTAGCGCGTCTGACTCCAGATCAGAAGGTTGCGTGTTCGATTCACGTCGGGTTCAATATCCCCGATCATATATCGGCTCCCCActatttttgctttttttttttcttttcttgaacacatttttttttttcgtttaacacttttttgtttgtttaacttgttctttttgttttttccccttaatttacTGGGAGAAACGTCAGAGTGAGTTACAAAATAGACAtgaaaaattatatacatatgttatactGAGAATTATAGAGGTCTAAGCATGTTACCATCtattgtttcttgtacttttaTTATCGTATTATTTTATGGTAGTTATGGCTCCTTTTTTTCAATTAGCTTTATCATGTTTTTCATAATATTTTGCCATGGCTTTGTTGtactgctttgaattgcttgttcTTGTGCCGAGGGCATACCGacaacaacctctctacctctcaaggtaggggtaaggtccaAGGGCGGATCTAAGAGGGGctgagggtgttcacccgaataCCCTCGGTAAAaaaatacattatatatatatatatagtgaataTCCTAAACACAAGACTAGAGGTCTGCTCAATGGATTTGGGTGTCCAAAATTCACCTTaaggttccaagttcaaatcctaTGCACTACATTTTTGTTTTCGAATCCCCTTAATGAAAATCTTCGATCCGCCACCGAGACACTCCACCATCTCTATGACTCCATCCGCGCACCCCACACTCTACCGTTTATCGCTGACTTCATCcctagaccccactttgtggatTTCATGCAGATTCTGTTGTTTGTGTGATTGGCATAAACCTTAAAGAAAGCAGTTGTATATAAGTCCTTTTGGAACTTTGGATTGTGTCATTGTGCTGACTTTGGGATTTCAATTGGGTTGATAATAATGGGAGTTAAAGGGCAAAGACAGAAAATGTTGCtacagttgaaagatttactaTTTTTACCACcattaggggttgtttggtctGTGAACTAATTATACTGGGATTATAACGTGAGAACCATAATAGGGGGATAAATAACGACAGGATTATGTAGTCTATATACTTTGGATaagaaaatgaccaaaatgatCCTTAACAATCCATCAAAATCCTATCGCCAGGTGAACTTCAGAGCTGATGTCAATTATCATTCTGTTTGCTTCATCTTGTGGCTTCTTTGGAGACCCCCTACTACCATTATTTTCCCCATTAGACCtagtaaaattttattttattttattttggaaaaaggtGTGCCAAAACTATTTAGTTCCCGTCTAGGATGCACTTCTCATCATTGTATTTGTAGCATAGAATTTGTTTGGTATTCTGGTCACACAGCATGTGATGACTTAAACCAGTTTTAAGTAGTTTAAGAAATGCTAGATTTGTCCCTTTCTCATTTGACCATATTCGCTTGATCTTAGGTGACCTACTAGAGCACTAAATGGTGCAGGTTACCTGCCTTGTGGAAGTTTtgcttctcttttattttttatcaattctttttctttaaacaACTGCatttaagtaaataaataactTCCATGGTTTCTTTCTAACAATAAAGAGAATTATTTACATTTGGATGCTGATGATAGAACCCAATTAAGTATTTCGTTGCACGTAAATACAAAAAAACTATAGTTCACTCTTTAGTTCTTGTATGAACACTGGCTAATCACTGCTTCTCTATTCATCAAAATTTGAATGGTCCGATGCACGTTTCCAGTCTCTGCATGACACTCCATATAACAACTGATTGAGGAAATGATGCATGTAAAATAGAACCAAACCGAACCGGCTATAGCGTTTGGTGTGGGCTCATTTGCTTTATCATTTATGCATAGGACACACACGAACACACATAAAGATGCAAACGTATATTTCAATAGATTTCTAGGTAAGCATTGCTATGGCTGGACATTTTCCTGCTTAATTTGATCAATCTCTATAGTTTCATTTCCACAGAACAGATCAGCAACTTCCTAATGCAGGAATATCCTCAAGATCAGGGGATATGAGGAGCATATATAGCATACACTAAGTTGTAATTAGCTCCTTTTAACTGGTAATCAGAATGCTTACGCGCAACTACTACACGTGATACTTCCCAGTACAAACACCTTCAGGAACTGAAAACCGGAAAACAGCTCCAAGAccacaacaaaaggatctgAGTCTTAGTTTGCAACTGTTTGAAGATTACTCtagaacaaaaatggaaatACTAACCGACCATACAAGAAAAAATTATCGACTCGCCACACTGGTATCATAACGAATAAAATATCATACACTGTTttgtcaacatcaacaatagaaATGCCCTTAGAAACAAAGACCCTCCAAAGAATCATTTTTTTATTGACAAACAGTTATAGTGCCATTACAAGGCAGCAACATAACTTGCAACCCAAACACCAAATATACAATATTAAACACAAACCCTgcctccccctccccccacaGAGGAAACAAAAACTTCGTTTGACAGTAATTTTTTTCGTATGACCAAAGATTTGAGGCAACACAATTTTACGCTGGGGAGAGCCTTCAAACAACTTGAGTCACAAAGATCTCTTCACTGCTGAACGGAGTTTAGGATCCTTCTCTATATCTCAAAATCTTCAAATCAGGCTGCAAGTACTATGATAACAATAAGGAGCACGATTCCAAAAATCACCAGGAGTAAGCAGGTCTGCAGAAAGTATAATATGTCAGGAAATCATCTACAGACAATCAATTATTCAGTTCGAGGTAAATaaggtggaaaaaaaatatgatgtGCACAAATTGAGAGGGGAGCAGATTGCCAATTCAAATTCGCAGATGCCAGGAAGCAGATGAGGATGATGAAAATTGGAGTAATTGCATGATCGAATATCAAGAACAACTTCATAATACCACTTgatattttctcaaattcctgcTCCACAAATTTCCTCCCGTCCCATAACTCGAGTAATTACATGACTTGACtagttataataaaataatgatGAAATTTCAAAGTCAATCACTGTCTGAATGGTCTTGTATATTACATTCCTTTTCTACATATAACCACCAGAGTGTTCATAATTATACTCCTCAAAAGTCCATGAAACCTTATCAAGTAAAGCACCTAAATAAATACTATCCCATCCTTCCCAAAGAATGGCAGTGTACAAAATATAAGGTCAATACATTAAATATTGGTGTTAATTCAAACATATATTTCttaacttttataaaataacACTATTTTTTATTAAGGTAAAAAAACTGTATTCTTGGAGAATACATAACTGGTACtgtaaattataaaatatttggtcaaaagaCTTCTAAAACTATTTGCTAAATCatagtaaaagaaaaaactatttGATGCTCCAAATTAAACAAATAGTGACATTTTTATGGGGAAGGAAGTAGTAACAGACAGGCCTCAAACTAAAGTACAGCATACCCACCAAACCTAGACTTTTATCTTCAGGATGAAGAAGTGTGAAATGTGTCAAGACTTACCAGAGATGAATTTGATCTTTGGGTCTTTGCCGCTTTAGCAAGTTGTGTCCTCCCTTGTGCAGTTGCAGCATGAGAATTCTCAATGTTGGAACCAATATCATCTAAAAAAGAACTGCAAACATCAAAATGTGTTCCCGTTGAAACCTGAATGTTAAGATGAAGGAGAGTGATTTACCAATCACGGTTCCTTGCTCGTGAACAAGCACGGCAAGATCCTTGAAAATCTCATTCACTTCCCCTATCTGTTGTTGTACTTCTTGTATTCCCTGCTCTCGTTCCTCTATAATAGCTTCATTAAAGGAAATCTCATTGTCCAAAAGCAAAACCTCCTGTCTGCAGCACAGGGTACATGAAAGATGAAAGAGAAACTAAATATCACGAAGCCAAAATTATATTTAGAAAATGTATGTTTAAGAAGGTAAAATCATTGATCTTATATGACATCAGCACCACAATAATACTTTCAGTTGAGGTGCCTGAGTCAAAAGAATTACAACTTCAGCAGACGACAAAGAATTGGATGTTAAAAGCTGTTGTCATGCACGCAAATAACACTGGATGTCAGTGCACATCTTCCGAGGGATTTACAGTTACAATCCTCTGACTTCCCTTCATATGTGTATGTGACAAATTAGCCCCTTTTATTTTGCAGATGGAGGAATGACTATAGCTTGTCTAAGAAAAAGAATAACTATAACAAGAATAACTATAACTTGTCTTCTACAAAAGTATAGGAGACCCATTCACATTCCAACTACAATGAATAACAAGCCGACATTTTGGAACGCATCACATCACCAACTTTCCCCTAAGTGCATTttcaaaaaagttaaaagtttgCTTCAGGAAAAATCTCAGTTCGATTCACAGATCTCCCGGACAATTTGTCTTCGCAGAAAACCGACACAATAAAATTTACACTACTTTACACCATGTTGCACAAATAATTTTTAGCAATTAATTAAacatcatcacaacaacaataatgatTAAGAGAAAGCATAAAGGAGCACTAATATTAGGCTATTTTACCTTCTAGATTGCACAAGGAGAGCTTGCTGTTCTTGACCTATATCTGAAGTGGCATCCACCACACCGTCTGTGTAACTGTTTACCAAAAGAGGATGAACTAAAAGTGAGAGGTGcgaaaagaaaatgaaggtaCAAGGTTTTATTTGACATCAAACAGCAAGATCTAttattgaaatacaagttgctTTTAATGTACTTCTTCATATTCTAACTTGGTTACTATATGTAACTCTAATAAAGTATAACCATTACTTACCTAGAAGGAAGAACTGCTTTGGGAACGAAAGGTGTGTATGCTGTCTCCCTCTCAGCTGCAAGCCGTTGAGCTTTTTGGAACTCCTTCAATACTGCTTGAAAATCTTTAGCAAGTTTAGCATCTGTAATTTTCTTACTAGCCTGAGAGCAAAAGAACAAATTGACAGTTATAAGCAAAAGGGAGAAGTGTGAAAGCAGAAGAGCAAGAAAAAGACATAAGTCtggaaaatatttaaaataaaaataattcgtGATGCGAGAAGATGAATACATGTTTTGCACATACATATCGTAGTGCAGACTCGCAAGATAAACacaaagaaatgagaagaacaCTTCTTGAAACTTACACTGACTTCAACTCGGTGATCTGTTTCGCTGGCTTGCTTAAGTTTTGCAGAAGTATCTTTCACTAACTGCCCAATATGTAGCCTTGTCTTGTGCCTGCAGTTGAGAAATCAGCACAAGTACCAaacaattttgaattttttttaatccaatgATACCCATTATGAAACTACAACATAAAAGGTGGTTGGCACCTTTCAGCTCATTAACACATTATAATTGTTGCTGCAGCATTAAGTTGGGATTACAAGCAGCGGACTGCAAAGCCAGTTTTAATTATCTGCTTAAGATATGATTGAACACGTAATCTCAAATCCCCAAAAATCAATACATTGCATTAACCCACCCTCCCACTGCTTTGTTACAAACCCATATATTCACCCTGGGAAAAGTGTGAGGTACATCCACCCTGTTCAAGCTAAAGGCATTTGATAGGCAAACCTCAAGGGCTATCCCACCTATTCACCCAATTAACTAAATGATATTCTGAAAAGACTGCTAGGACAAAAGTATCAACATACACATGCAGACATGAAACAATTATTCATATCAGCTAATAGCAGCATTGTGCTTTTACTAGACGGATCTGGACTATGTTTCTTTACAGTTTTGGTGTTCACTGGGTAAGCTATGATGCAAAAAATTGCCCTATGCAGCTGGTATGAACAGTCTACATCAAAGGATAACAGACACTACTGGATTGCTATCTCTGCTTGCATTTTTTGGTTTACTTGAATGGAGAGGAACAATAGATGTTTAAATGACAAGACAGACAACATACAAcagattcaatcttctttttttaatgaattgaaaaaaattcattaaaggCATCAGGAAATGCAAGTAGTACAAAAGAgagagtacataatgaaaaggTCAGCCCTGGAAACAAAAGAAGCTAGACTAAGGCTAGGAGCTGACAAAGTCCAAAAAATTGATAGGACAATTAACAGGAGCTAAGTTATGCCAGCTATATAACCATAAGAGACATCTAGCCTTAACAGAGTAAGGAGGAGTTGATTTTTctggagaaaggtaagaaagTTAGGAGGATTTGATATCCCATCAGAACATCTGTGATTCCTTTGTCCATAAACACCAAAAAATATAGGCAGGGATCATCTACCACCTACCAACTTTTCTGATGGATTTATCAACTTCCTATAGAGACCAGTTTTTATAGGCATCCTCGATGTTATGCGGCATGACCCAGCTGATACCAAAAATGAAGAGGAACATGCACCATATGTCTGCAGCAATTGGGCAGTGAAGAAAAAGATGTCTGTTGGTGACTGTTGTAGACACATGAAACATCTATTGACCAAATGGATGCTTCTTCTGCTAAGATTATCCTTGGTTCGGCATGCTTCATTCAGGGCTATCCAGCTGAAACAAGTGATCTTTGTGGATGATTTAGTTTTCCAGATATATTTACAAGGCCATCTATAAATGATTTCATTGGTGGAGCACAAGTGAGAGTAGCGTGCTTTCACAATGTAAAGACCATACTTGGAGTTTCCCCACTTTAAACGTGGAGCACAAGTGAGAGTAGCGTGCTTTCACAATGTAAAGACCATACTTGGAGTTTCCCCACTTTAAACTATCAGCTGTATCTTCCCTTAACTTCCCTGACTGAGAATCCCTCCAATTTGGTAAGTAGATTCAGTAGTTGTGGTAGTTCCCAATCCTGAATGTTTCTCCCGAAATGAATATGCTAACAGCTGTTTCTGGGAGATGGTGGGGTCCTGGTCATGGGCTAACTGATAAAGGCTTGAAAAATCAATCACTAGAATGGTTCCTTCTAGCCATAGAACAGGTTAAACTTGGTGTTTGAAAAATCTATACCTATGGTGTAGGAAGGTTCTTGTATCGGGTTTGAGCGGTGGAAGCAGCCACTAATGCTTGTATTAGGTTAGGTTATCTACATCACACCTCTTGGGGTGCAGCTCTTCCGGACCCTGCTAATGCCGGATGCTTTGAGCACCTGGCTgccctttttttaaattattagatCTCTTGTGCTCCTTTAATATTTAGAAGGATGTCCTCTGTCTGTACTTTTTTGGTACCTTCTTGGTACTTTTTCTATAACCGTAGTGTCCGGGCCAACTTgcacgcacctcgactaattccataagacacctgctacctcccaccagtaAGGtataactctgtccaccaagtaccttcttggcacttactaCTGATAAAATCCTCTACCTTTTCATCAAAGATAGTAATAATAGCATTTTTAATACCATAAATATATTCTTGTTTACTATGGTAAAAAGGGGTTTTGTAGAgacaaaattttattattattgttattattacgAAGGGAAATTCGTTATTGCTTGTCAGAGTTAATTACTAACTTGCACGCTTTACTTCAGTGGAGCACATGTGCCACTTTTGGAGCAACATGAACCCCTCATGCTGTTTCTGTTTCACGCTTTACATATGCAAGTGGAGTTCTATAAGGCATATCCATTTCAACTCAAATCTTCTTTCATACTATCTCCTTAGAAAGCTTCATCAAACtgttttcttgatgaaaaaCCAAGATAGATGGTCCATTACTTCTACATACAGTAAGTTCATCACCCTCATATAAAACGGTTCCCAGGTTTGTTCTTTTCCCTTCTCCTTCCAAATGTCTCCCTCCAAGCTGTATATTTCCCAAGAACACGAGATATTAGAGTCCAGAACCTAAAGGGCATGAATTTGCCACAAAAAGCAGAGGCGGACCTACATGTAATGGTGGGAGTGCACGTGCACTGTGCACTCCCACCCTTGGGAAAAAATTATGTGTATATATCCaaagtgttgtcaaaggcgcgctttagccctgaagcgaggctcttCAGTGTTGTCATCAAGGCTCTGAGACATAACTTTTcttgccaatgagcctctcttgaagaggTGACACTAGATGAATGATATATCCCTTTATCgtaatgtttttacaatttctttgtccatatatttgtaattcatgcttattacatatatatatttgtacttTTGCACCATTGcactttttttcattaaagtccacactttatttgcgctttgcgcttaaagcctcCGCTGAGGTTAGAGCTTTTTTG
This window harbors:
- the LOC132051974 gene encoding syntaxin-22-like; the encoded protein is MSFQDLESGRSLGPRRVGKQDPTQAVASGIFQINTAVSTFQRLVNTLGTPKDTPELREKLHKTRLHIGQLVKDTSAKLKQASETDHRVEVSASKKITDAKLAKDFQAVLKEFQKAQRLAAERETAYTPFVPKAVLPSSYTDGVVDATSDIGQEQQALLVQSRRQEVLLLDNEISFNEAIIEEREQGIQEVQQQIGEVNEIFKDLAVLVHEQGTVIDDIGSNIENSHAATAQGRTQLAKAAKTQRSNSSLTCLLLVIFGIVLLIVIIVLAA